DNA from Granulicella cerasi:
TCACGAAATTCCGCACGCACGATTCGGACACCGGCAGCCCGGAAGTCCAGATTGCGATCCTTTCGGAGCGCATCGGCGAGCTTAACGAGCACTTCAAGGCGCACAAGAAGGACCACGGCTCGCGCCGCGGCATGCTTATGCTGGTCTCGAAGCGCCGTCGCCTGCTGGACTACCTGAAGACGACTGACTCGGATCGTTACCGTGAAGTCATCGGCAAGCTCGGTATCCGTAAGTAAATTCGCTGGTCGGACGCGAGGATATCGCGTCTGCTGGAGTGCAGGAATCCTTGAATTTCGTTGCGATGACCGAGCAGCAGGGCTGGTTTCGACTGGGCCTGTTTGCCTCGCGCACGGTGAGCAGCCTACGCGCTCATCGCAGCGGTTCTGCATCTTCAAACCAGCCCTAACCTCAAAGACCCCGACCGAATTTTCGGCGGGGTTTT
Protein-coding regions in this window:
- the rpsO gene encoding 30S ribosomal protein S15 → MLATAKKNDIITKFRTHDSDTGSPEVQIAILSERIGELNEHFKAHKKDHGSRRGMLMLVSKRRRLLDYLKTTDSDRYREVIGKLGIRK